A stretch of Peteryoungia algae DNA encodes these proteins:
- a CDS encoding flagellin N-terminal helical domain-containing protein → MTSILTNNAAMAALQTLRSIDSKMQDTQARVSSGLRVGGASDNAAYWSIATTMRSDNMALSAVQDALGLGAAKIDTAYAAMESAIEVVKEIKAKVVAATEEGVDKNKIQEEIDQLQEQLRSISESASFSGQNWVATGADTATAPIDVTVVSGFIRDSSGNVSVSTTLYSLDATTADGMTVLFGGDVNGLIDYNSGILGSISDTFDAFVDWDNDGATGAAAAEIAGVSIDQLDITGLTTAGMQEALSLVEYGLQQMTSAAAALGSISMRIGMQEDFVAALTDSIDSGVGRLVDADMNEESTRLKALQTQQQLAIQSLSIANSSSESILTLFRQ, encoded by the coding sequence GTGACCAGCATTTTGACGAACAACGCAGCGATGGCTGCACTCCAGACCCTCCGTTCCATCGACTCGAAGATGCAGGACACGCAAGCGCGTGTATCCTCCGGTCTGCGTGTCGGCGGAGCCTCCGACAACGCCGCCTACTGGTCGATTGCGACCACCATGCGCTCCGACAACATGGCGCTCTCTGCCGTGCAGGACGCACTCGGCCTCGGCGCCGCCAAGATCGATACCGCTTATGCCGCCATGGAAAGCGCAATCGAAGTTGTCAAGGAAATCAAGGCGAAAGTCGTCGCCGCCACCGAAGAAGGCGTCGACAAGAACAAGATCCAGGAAGAAATCGACCAGCTGCAGGAACAGCTGCGCTCCATCTCTGAATCGGCAAGCTTCAGCGGTCAGAACTGGGTCGCAACCGGCGCCGATACCGCCACTGCACCCATCGACGTGACCGTCGTCTCGGGCTTCATCCGCGACTCGAGCGGCAATGTGTCGGTTTCCACGACGCTCTATTCCCTCGATGCAACAACAGCCGACGGCATGACTGTGTTGTTCGGCGGTGATGTAAACGGCCTGATCGACTACAACTCCGGTATTCTCGGCAGCATCTCCGACACCTTCGACGCCTTCGTCGACTGGGACAATGATGGGGCCACAGGCGCCGCAGCAGCGGAAATCGCCGGTGTCTCCATCGACCAGCTTGATATCACCGGCCTGACGACTGCCGGTATGCAGGAAGCCCTCTCGCTCGTCGAGTACGGCCTGCAGCAGATGACCAGTGCTGCAGCGGCTCTTGGTTCGATCTCCATGCGCATCGGCATGCAGGAAGACTTTGTCGCAGCCCTCACCGACTCGATCGACAGTGGCGTTGGCCGCCTCGTCGACGCAGACATGAACGAGGAATCGACCCGCCTCAAGGCGCTGCAGACCCAGCAGCAGCTGGCCATCCAGTCGCTCTCGATCGCTAACTCCTCTTCCGAAAGCATTCTGACACTCTTCCGTCAGTAA
- a CDS encoding GTPase yields the protein MSMRLASYLKDFSTATVPPAPSAPTFDMPSVDAFDMDFPALPEPEPLDAEAIRREAYAEGHEAGEKAAADRLEVDRQAMEIAHAQALAERDQKLRDEFAEILATKLPDVIQKLSLAVSEQAAIALAPVIGEALADKAVKDLAALLQAAIAAGEAGKIEVKGPRLLFEKLQADMPEHTSFLRYTEDEDLDLTAEFGEAALVTRISAFTASLKKVLA from the coding sequence ATGAGCATGCGTCTGGCCAGCTACCTCAAGGACTTTTCCACCGCGACAGTGCCACCGGCACCATCGGCGCCGACCTTCGACATGCCATCAGTGGATGCGTTTGACATGGACTTTCCGGCCCTTCCGGAGCCTGAGCCGCTGGATGCAGAGGCCATCCGACGCGAAGCCTATGCCGAGGGGCACGAAGCGGGCGAAAAGGCTGCGGCAGACCGTTTGGAAGTGGACCGACAGGCCATGGAGATCGCCCATGCCCAGGCCCTTGCCGAACGTGACCAGAAGCTGCGCGACGAATTTGCCGAGATCCTCGCGACAAAACTGCCCGATGTGATCCAGAAACTGTCGCTTGCCGTCAGTGAGCAGGCGGCGATTGCGCTTGCGCCTGTGATCGGTGAGGCGCTCGCCGACAAGGCTGTCAAGGATCTCGCCGCGCTTCTGCAGGCCGCAATTGCCGCTGGCGAGGCGGGCAAGATCGAAGTGAAGGGGCCGCGCCTCCTGTTCGAAAAACTCCAGGCGGACATGCCCGAACATACGAGCTTCCTTCGCTATACGGAGGATGAAGATCTCGACCTGACGGCCGAGTTCGGTGAGGCCGCTCTCGTGACCCGCATTTCTGCATTTACGGCGAGCCTGAAGAAAGTTCTGGCATGA
- a CDS encoding flagellar hook protein FlgE, whose product MSLYGTMRTGVSGMNAQSNRLSTVADNIANSSTVGYKKASVQFSSMILPATNGAYNSGGVETDVRYSISSQGTFSYTTSTTDLAINGDGFFIVKGDDGTPYMTRAGSFVLQEDGTLKNTAGYTLQGYEYDSTADPTIVVNGFDGLEPVDLSGSGISAVASTTGALNVNLPNSLAVGEQKTTSLKVYDSQGTSRLITFTYEKTADNFWTVEAVEADGLTNVVPATVLEFDANGNLVNPVPPELTIGTYPVGGATVENITLDIGNTTQLASDFSVEEGEVNGNAASKVKGYEIDDKGIVSIAYENGDLVPKFRVALASVQSPDNLNPVAGNMYTQSNDSGVVILGYAGSSGFGTILSGALEDSNVDVAEELTAMIESQRNYTANSKVFQTGSELMEVLVNLKR is encoded by the coding sequence ATGAGCCTTTACGGAACCATGCGAACGGGTGTCTCCGGCATGAATGCCCAGTCGAACCGGCTGAGCACTGTCGCTGACAACATCGCCAATTCCAGCACCGTCGGCTACAAGAAGGCCTCGGTGCAATTTTCGTCCATGATTCTGCCGGCCACGAACGGCGCCTACAATTCTGGCGGTGTCGAGACGGATGTCCGTTACTCGATCTCGAGCCAGGGTACCTTCAGCTACACCACCTCGACGACTGACCTCGCGATCAACGGCGACGGCTTCTTCATCGTCAAGGGTGACGACGGTACCCCTTACATGACCCGCGCTGGCTCCTTCGTCCTGCAGGAGGATGGTACGCTGAAGAATACGGCGGGCTATACGCTTCAGGGATACGAGTACGATTCGACTGCCGATCCGACCATCGTCGTCAACGGCTTCGATGGCCTTGAGCCAGTGGACCTTTCGGGCTCCGGCATCTCTGCTGTCGCATCGACCACGGGCGCCCTGAACGTCAATCTGCCGAATTCGCTGGCTGTTGGCGAGCAAAAGACCACGTCCTTGAAAGTCTATGACAGCCAGGGGACGAGCCGACTCATCACGTTCACCTATGAGAAGACCGCGGACAATTTCTGGACTGTTGAGGCTGTCGAGGCCGATGGCCTTACGAATGTCGTGCCTGCAACTGTCCTCGAATTCGATGCCAACGGCAATCTGGTCAACCCAGTTCCGCCGGAGTTGACCATCGGGACCTACCCGGTTGGCGGCGCCACGGTAGAGAACATCACCCTCGACATCGGCAATACGACCCAGCTCGCCTCCGACTTCTCGGTCGAAGAAGGCGAAGTCAACGGTAACGCCGCTTCGAAGGTCAAGGGCTACGAGATCGACGACAAGGGCATTGTCTCGATCGCCTACGAGAACGGCGACCTGGTGCCGAAGTTCCGCGTTGCTCTCGCAAGCGTCCAGAGCCCGGACAACCTCAATCCGGTGGCCGGCAACATGTACACCCAGTCGAACGATTCGGGTGTCGTCATCCTCGGCTACGCCGGGTCGAGCGGCTTCGGTACAATCCTGTCCGGTGCCCTCGAAGACTCCAACGTGGACGTCGCTGAAGAGCTTACGGCCATGATCGAGTCACAGCGGAATTACACCGCAAACTCCAAGGTTTTCCAGACGGGCTCCGAGTTGATGGAAGTCCTGGTCAACCTGAAGAGATAA
- the fliK gene encoding flagellar hook-length control protein FliK, with product MTMMDALSAPRLPDSAASTGHARSDKAEDGGSFSKVLSSSGEKDRGARDKETAADEPAEVEVTDAAKAKAKRPLIDIGNTLATELEGLPDDISVDELARLLAAVRAKGKDKNGDAPSIEIEGLDPKLKAELAKVVAAVRDKKVSEGEQTTADPGSADDVQADTQTPDLIDLLKLLAGGDAVKSGLDDVKATSEKTDKDDPKLKMADALLIHAVAGDQADASDSEGGRSDGERDFRFVRADGKGQPLLLRGEGKNGPEQSEQKAVETVNVIDSRRYIAPVSTTNAASITAAMIGDGEWVSAMSPGSELANAAAQSSQGKVVHTLKLQMTPIELGSVTATLRLSGEELSVQLTVDNPAALRQLTNDQTDILKALRAQGLVVDQVQVNMQVASTDRSADSGQNASQGQQSGQQASQPGNQGGSERQQRGETAGNGARAGDGRVVQAKDTAASDAGGSRAGQLYL from the coding sequence ATGACCATGATGGACGCACTCTCAGCCCCCAGATTACCGGACAGTGCCGCATCGACAGGTCACGCCCGCAGCGACAAAGCCGAAGATGGCGGCAGTTTCTCCAAGGTCCTGTCGAGTTCAGGCGAAAAGGATCGCGGTGCGCGCGACAAGGAGACCGCCGCCGACGAGCCGGCCGAGGTTGAGGTCACGGATGCCGCGAAGGCCAAGGCCAAGCGCCCGCTGATCGACATCGGCAACACACTCGCAACCGAACTCGAGGGGCTGCCCGACGATATCTCGGTGGATGAACTGGCCCGGCTCCTGGCAGCGGTGCGAGCCAAGGGCAAGGACAAAAACGGTGATGCACCCTCGATCGAGATCGAGGGGCTCGATCCGAAGCTGAAGGCAGAGCTTGCCAAAGTCGTGGCGGCCGTCCGTGACAAGAAGGTTTCTGAGGGCGAGCAGACAACGGCAGATCCCGGTTCGGCGGACGACGTCCAGGCCGATACGCAGACCCCCGATCTCATCGACCTGCTCAAATTGCTGGCCGGCGGTGACGCTGTGAAGTCGGGTCTTGATGACGTCAAGGCGACGAGCGAGAAGACCGACAAGGACGACCCGAAGCTGAAGATGGCGGATGCTTTGCTCATTCATGCGGTTGCCGGTGACCAGGCGGACGCGTCCGACTCGGAAGGCGGACGGTCCGACGGAGAGCGGGATTTCCGCTTTGTCAGGGCGGACGGCAAGGGGCAGCCGCTCCTGCTGCGTGGTGAGGGCAAAAACGGTCCCGAACAGTCCGAGCAAAAGGCGGTCGAGACGGTCAACGTCATCGACAGCCGCCGCTACATTGCCCCGGTTTCGACCACCAATGCAGCGTCGATTACCGCTGCCATGATCGGTGATGGCGAATGGGTTTCGGCCATGTCGCCGGGGTCGGAGCTTGCCAATGCTGCAGCCCAGTCCAGTCAGGGTAAGGTCGTGCACACGCTCAAACTCCAGATGACACCGATCGAGCTCGGCAGCGTCACGGCGACCCTGCGCCTCTCGGGCGAGGAGCTCAGCGTGCAATTGACGGTCGACAACCCGGCGGCCCTGCGCCAGCTGACCAATGACCAGACCGACATCCTCAAGGCGCTGCGCGCACAGGGGCTCGTTGTGGATCAGGTTCAGGTGAACATGCAGGTCGCCTCGACCGATCGCAGCGCCGACAGCGGCCAGAACGCCTCCCAGGGCCAGCAATCCGGCCAGCAGGCCTCCCAGCCGGGAAACCAAGGTGGAAGTGAACGGCAGCAGCGTGGCGAAACGGCAGGAAACGGAGCGAGGGCAGGAGATGGGCGCGTGGTTCAGGCGAAGGATACTGCAGCTTCCGACGCTGGCGGTTCTCGCGCTGGTCAGCTTTATCTCTGA
- a CDS encoding transglycosylase SLT domain-containing protein yields the protein MGAWFRRRILQLPTLAVLALVSFISEAEASRGACEGAISAAAAKYGIPEGILYSVGLTETGRKGSLQPYAMNVEGKAHYFDGLEDALQAFQSARQGGAVLIDVGCMQINQHFHGEHFTSVEAMFDPRRNVEYAARFLSDLHGRHETWTMAVARYHAGPNNDPAQKRYVCRVIANLVATGYGNWTPNARQFCGE from the coding sequence ATGGGCGCGTGGTTCAGGCGAAGGATACTGCAGCTTCCGACGCTGGCGGTTCTCGCGCTGGTCAGCTTTATCTCTGAGGCTGAAGCCAGCCGCGGTGCCTGTGAAGGTGCCATCAGCGCTGCAGCGGCCAAATATGGTATTCCTGAAGGCATCCTCTACTCGGTCGGTCTGACGGAGACCGGGCGCAAGGGGAGCCTGCAGCCCTATGCTATGAACGTTGAGGGTAAGGCGCACTATTTCGATGGCCTGGAAGATGCCTTGCAAGCCTTTCAGAGCGCCAGACAAGGTGGGGCGGTTCTGATCGATGTGGGTTGCATGCAGATCAACCAGCACTTCCACGGGGAGCATTTCACCAGCGTCGAAGCCATGTTCGATCCGAGGCGCAATGTGGAATATGCTGCCCGCTTCCTCAGCGATCTGCATGGTCGTCACGAGACCTGGACGATGGCAGTCGCGCGCTACCATGCGGGGCCGAACAATGACCCCGCGCAAAAGCGCTATGTCTGTCGCGTGATTGCCAATCTCGTCGCCACGGGCTACGGAAACTGGACACCTAATGCGCGACAATTTTGTGGTGAATAA
- a CDS encoding flagellin N-terminal helical domain-containing protein has protein sequence MTSILTNVAAMSALQTLRTIGSSMEDTQARVSSGLRVGEASDNAAYWSIATTMKSDNMALSAVSDALGLGASKIDTAYAGMESAIDVVKEIKAKLVTATEEGVDKAKVQEEITQLQGQLKSIADSASFSGENWIAGGTDTSTGSVDVTVVSGFVRDASNNVAVKTTSYTLDATTAGSMTLLFGGDAAGAIDTATGILGATGADYTTTDFDSTVGGVDAAATAVAGMSVYTLDINGFDGAAMAEALTLVDAALAFMTSAGADLGSISMRIDLQEDFVNKLSDSLDSGVGRLVDADMNEESTRLKALQTQQQLAVQSLSIANSSSEVILSLFR, from the coding sequence ATGACGAGCATTCTTACCAATGTCGCCGCCATGTCGGCACTCCAGACTCTGCGCACGATCGGCAGCAGCATGGAAGACACCCAGGCCCGCGTATCGTCCGGTCTCCGCGTCGGCGAAGCCTCCGACAACGCTGCCTATTGGTCGATCGCCACCACGATGAAATCCGACAACATGGCGCTGTCCGCCGTGTCTGACGCCCTCGGCCTCGGCGCCTCCAAGATCGATACCGCCTATGCCGGTATGGAATCCGCCATCGACGTCGTAAAGGAAATCAAGGCCAAGCTGGTCACCGCCACCGAAGAAGGCGTCGACAAGGCGAAGGTCCAGGAAGAAATCACGCAGCTGCAGGGTCAGCTGAAGTCCATCGCCGACTCCGCATCCTTCAGCGGTGAAAACTGGATCGCTGGCGGTACCGACACATCGACCGGTTCTGTCGACGTGACTGTCGTATCCGGTTTCGTCCGCGACGCCAGCAACAACGTCGCCGTCAAGACCACGTCTTACACGCTCGACGCCACGACGGCCGGCAGCATGACTCTCCTGTTCGGCGGTGACGCGGCCGGTGCAATCGACACCGCGACCGGTATCCTCGGCGCGACGGGTGCAGACTACACGACCACCGACTTCGACTCGACCGTCGGCGGTGTTGACGCTGCAGCGACTGCCGTAGCTGGCATGTCTGTCTACACGCTGGACATCAATGGTTTCGACGGCGCGGCCATGGCTGAAGCCCTGACGCTCGTTGATGCGGCCCTGGCCTTCATGACCAGCGCTGGTGCCGACCTCGGCTCGATCTCGATGCGCATCGACCTGCAGGAAGACTTCGTCAACAAGCTGTCGGACTCGCTCGACTCGGGCGTAGGCCGTCTGGTTGACGCGGACATGAATGAAGAGTCCACCCGCCTCAAGGCACTGCAGACCCAGCAGCAGCTGGCTGTCCAGTCGCTGTCGATCGCCAACTCTTCTTCGGAAGTCATCCTCTCGCTCTTCCGTTAA
- the motC gene encoding chemotaxis protein MotC, with product MAIRRMSLRLLLSGLTVLAVGSLGHAQTVDDTLEPYRMLRSLQFVQDTVVRGDHSAAEMQRFMLGTIDDRLRTADSKVYQDPRNVDAALIYAMSGGNPATLEYLVARDIDGNFDNRVSDALRKYLSGKGTLIAKSLGDIASEYKNAKIGPYLALVAGNVTLTKDPAAALKFYDWARLTAPGTIVEEAALRRSLAVAVDAKIVGKASLYANGYARRFLYSPYASQFADLFVRFVVEHYEVLKPQDIEATLGYMDVDRRREVYLRVAREAAIAGRKELATMASDQARLLSGSEEGADALANLYGSLVGVPTENVDDAMAVLMQIPEEALSPRDRALRQAAETVAKQVLRKPQPSPPVQPTPLIEQGESQAADADPDLQDPFAQPSETTPLPVSAQAEPAAAQTTVPSGERVNIDPELRTFVDSGRSKLDAIDDLLKKEGP from the coding sequence ATGGCGATCCGGCGTATGTCCCTCCGCCTGCTGCTATCCGGCCTGACCGTTCTCGCGGTCGGATCGCTTGGCCATGCGCAGACGGTAGATGACACGCTCGAGCCCTATCGGATGCTGCGCTCGCTGCAATTCGTCCAGGACACGGTCGTCCGGGGAGATCATTCGGCAGCCGAGATGCAGCGTTTCATGCTCGGCACGATCGACGACCGGCTGCGCACGGCGGATTCCAAGGTCTATCAGGATCCGCGCAATGTGGATGCTGCCCTCATCTATGCCATGAGCGGCGGCAACCCGGCGACACTCGAATATCTCGTCGCACGCGACATCGACGGCAATTTCGACAACCGCGTGAGCGACGCGCTTCGCAAGTATCTGAGTGGCAAGGGCACACTGATCGCCAAGAGCCTCGGAGACATCGCAAGCGAGTACAAGAACGCCAAGATCGGTCCCTACCTCGCGCTCGTGGCTGGCAACGTCACCTTGACCAAGGATCCCGCAGCCGCATTGAAATTCTACGACTGGGCACGGCTGACGGCGCCGGGCACCATTGTCGAAGAGGCGGCGCTGCGACGTTCCCTTGCGGTCGCTGTCGATGCCAAGATCGTCGGCAAGGCCTCGCTCTACGCCAACGGTTATGCACGCCGCTTCCTCTATTCTCCTTACGCCAGCCAGTTCGCGGATCTTTTTGTACGCTTCGTCGTGGAACACTACGAGGTCTTGAAGCCGCAGGATATCGAGGCGACCCTCGGATACATGGATGTCGACCGGCGTCGGGAAGTCTATCTGCGCGTCGCGCGCGAAGCAGCCATCGCCGGCCGCAAGGAACTGGCGACGATGGCCTCCGACCAAGCCAGGCTGCTTTCGGGCAGCGAGGAAGGGGCAGACGCGCTCGCCAATCTTTACGGGAGCCTGGTGGGTGTGCCGACGGAGAACGTCGACGACGCCATGGCTGTCTTGATGCAGATCCCGGAAGAGGCGCTCTCGCCACGTGACAGGGCCTTGCGCCAGGCGGCCGAGACCGTGGCAAAGCAGGTGCTGCGCAAGCCGCAACCGAGCCCGCCAGTACAACCGACACCGCTCATCGAGCAAGGTGAAAGCCAGGCTGCGGACGCTGATCCGGATCTCCAGGATCCCTTCGCCCAGCCATCGGAAACGACACCGTTGCCCGTATCTGCGCAGGCCGAGCCCGCCGCAGCCCAAACGACTGTTCCGTCTGGCGAGCGGGTAAATATCGACCCGGAACTGCGTACCTTTGTCGACTCGGGTCGATCCAAGCTCGACGCCATTGACGATCTTCTCAAGAAAGAAGGCCCATGA
- a CDS encoding MotB family protein gives MSEENHHHGKNEIIIVKRHKGDHDGAHGGAWKIAYADFMTAMMAFFLVMWLVNAANEETKASVASYFNPIKLSDEKPTEKGLEKPVETSEGEEKKERSQVDEDEDKVGSAAATGDDQTASSGDEANYSEADFFENPYSVLAEIAQEVGQQANVSAKGEGGAADSGPSTGAQGGEAYRDPFDPDFWTQQVQTANGPPGEPTDAQTPAEQAQTAAPQIADPVDPAEPSTEPDQQIALVVPGQKPQIEATPSEALTDEKPAEGKAEKSDVGKADQSGEDTQDKPEIVEMDPTTDEQLKVQLAAADELKAQIEQAIGGGAGKLAEGLLVTPAEGGLLVTISDQSDAAMFNVGSAVPRRELVLAMERLGKILEEKAGRIVIRGHTDGRQFKGTENDNWRLSMARAHSAYYMLVRGGLSEGRVEQVSGFADRRLQVPDDPLADSNRRIEILIEAEQG, from the coding sequence ATGAGTGAAGAAAACCACCATCACGGCAAGAACGAGATCATCATCGTCAAGCGTCACAAGGGTGACCACGATGGCGCCCATGGCGGCGCCTGGAAGATCGCCTATGCCGACTTCATGACCGCGATGATGGCCTTCTTCCTCGTCATGTGGCTGGTCAATGCCGCCAATGAGGAAACCAAGGCCTCGGTCGCAAGCTACTTCAACCCCATCAAGCTCTCGGATGAAAAGCCCACGGAAAAGGGGCTGGAAAAGCCGGTTGAGACCAGTGAGGGTGAAGAGAAGAAAGAGCGCTCGCAGGTAGACGAAGACGAGGACAAGGTCGGCTCGGCTGCGGCGACCGGTGACGACCAGACCGCATCCTCGGGCGATGAGGCCAACTATTCCGAGGCTGACTTCTTCGAAAACCCCTATTCGGTTCTGGCGGAAATCGCCCAGGAAGTAGGCCAGCAGGCCAATGTAAGCGCCAAGGGGGAGGGTGGTGCCGCCGATTCCGGTCCCTCGACCGGCGCTCAGGGCGGGGAAGCCTATCGCGATCCTTTCGATCCGGATTTCTGGACCCAGCAGGTCCAGACCGCCAATGGTCCGCCGGGTGAGCCGACCGATGCCCAGACACCGGCGGAACAGGCCCAAACCGCTGCGCCTCAGATTGCCGATCCTGTCGATCCTGCCGAGCCGTCCACCGAGCCGGACCAGCAGATCGCACTGGTCGTTCCAGGTCAGAAGCCGCAGATCGAGGCAACGCCCTCCGAGGCGCTGACGGATGAAAAGCCGGCTGAAGGCAAGGCTGAGAAGAGCGATGTCGGCAAGGCCGATCAATCCGGTGAGGACACACAGGACAAGCCCGAAATCGTCGAGATGGACCCGACGACCGACGAGCAGCTCAAGGTGCAGCTCGCCGCCGCGGATGAGCTCAAGGCACAGATCGAACAGGCGATCGGCGGCGGCGCCGGCAAGCTCGCCGAAGGTCTCCTCGTCACGCCGGCCGAAGGCGGGCTTCTGGTGACGATCAGCGATCAGAGCGATGCTGCCATGTTCAATGTCGGCTCTGCCGTACCGCGCCGCGAGCTGGTGCTCGCCATGGAGCGGCTCGGCAAGATACTGGAGGAAAAGGCCGGCCGGATTGTCATACGCGGACATACCGACGGCCGACAGTTCAAGGGCACGGAGAACGACAACTGGCGTCTCTCCATGGCGCGGGCCCATAGCGCCTACTACATGCTGGTGCGCGGCGGGCTGAGCGAAGGTCGCGTCGAGCAGGTCTCCGGCTTTGCTGACCGGCGCCTGCAGGTGCCGGACGATCCGCTGGCCGATTCCAACCGCCGCATCGAGATCCTCATCGAAGCAGAGCAGGGATAA
- a CDS encoding flagellin N-terminal helical domain-containing protein has product MTSIMTNAAAMAALQTLRSIDNNLETTQRRVSSGYRVETAADNAGYWSIATTMRSDNAALSTVSDALGLGAATVDTAYTALDNVVDVMSTIKAKLVAASEPGVDKNKINEEMTQLKNQLISAAQSASFSGENWLYNTNAAPLGTKQVVSSFVRGADGSVQVTTLDFDTAESVLIDIQDPSQGFLTKAIDADVLRNTGTGVRDYYLLDMGAAPAGTEIAIDTNTDTETLADMISVVDNVIQQLTDAAATLGAITSRIEMQDNFVSNLMDVIDKGIGRLVDADMNEESTRLKALQTQQQLGIQALSIANSSAEKLLTLFQR; this is encoded by the coding sequence ATGACCAGTATTATGACCAATGCGGCCGCCATGGCGGCGCTGCAGACGCTTCGTTCGATCGACAACAACCTCGAGACGACCCAGCGACGCGTTTCCTCGGGTTACCGGGTCGAAACGGCAGCCGACAATGCCGGCTATTGGTCCATTGCCACCACGATGCGCTCCGACAATGCGGCGCTCTCGACCGTTTCCGACGCGCTCGGCCTCGGTGCGGCAACCGTCGATACCGCCTATACGGCGCTCGACAATGTCGTTGACGTGATGTCCACGATCAAGGCGAAGCTGGTTGCGGCCAGCGAACCGGGCGTCGACAAGAACAAGATCAACGAGGAAATGACGCAGCTGAAAAATCAGCTGATCTCGGCCGCGCAGTCCGCCTCCTTCTCCGGCGAGAACTGGCTTTACAACACCAATGCTGCGCCCCTTGGCACAAAGCAGGTTGTCTCGTCCTTCGTCCGTGGCGCAGATGGCAGCGTGCAGGTCACGACGCTGGACTTCGATACGGCCGAATCCGTCCTGATCGACATTCAGGACCCGTCGCAGGGCTTCCTCACCAAGGCGATCGATGCCGACGTCCTGCGCAACACCGGGACCGGCGTCCGCGATTACTACCTCCTCGACATGGGCGCAGCCCCTGCCGGCACTGAAATCGCGATCGACACCAATACCGACACCGAAACGCTCGCCGACATGATTTCTGTCGTTGATAACGTCATCCAGCAGCTGACTGATGCCGCCGCTACCCTCGGCGCGATCACCAGCCGCATTGAGATGCAGGACAACTTCGTCTCGAACCTCATGGACGTGATCGACAAGGGCATCGGTCGTCTTGTTGATGCCGACATGAACGAGGAATCGACACGCCTGAAGGCGCTGCAGACCCAGCAGCAGCTCGGCATCCAGGCTCTTTCGATCGCCAACAGCAGCGCCGAAAAGCTCCTGACGCTCTTCCAGCGGTAA
- the rem gene encoding transcriptional activator Rem → MIVVVDERELVKDGYTSLFGREGIPSTGFDPREFGEWVNTAADSDIAAVEAFLLGQGEHTLELPRAIRDRTQAPVIAVSDQPSLEATLALFDCGVDDVVRKPVHPREILARAAAIRRRLRAITNFTEIGPIKVFSDGRDPEIAGGPFPLPRRERRILEYLVSNRGRRVSKTQIFNAIYGIFDEEVEENVVESHISKLRKKLRKKLGFDPVDSKRFLGYCIDWS, encoded by the coding sequence ATGATCGTCGTGGTAGATGAGCGTGAGCTCGTGAAAGACGGATACACATCACTATTTGGGCGCGAGGGAATTCCCTCGACCGGATTCGACCCTCGCGAGTTCGGCGAATGGGTCAATACGGCGGCAGACAGCGACATCGCTGCCGTCGAAGCATTCCTGCTTGGCCAGGGCGAGCACACCCTGGAATTGCCGAGGGCGATCCGTGACCGGACGCAGGCGCCGGTGATCGCTGTAAGCGATCAACCTTCCCTCGAGGCCACTCTGGCACTGTTCGACTGCGGCGTCGACGATGTCGTGCGCAAGCCTGTTCATCCGCGGGAGATCCTGGCGCGTGCCGCCGCGATCCGTCGTCGTCTGCGGGCTATCACCAACTTCACCGAAATCGGACCGATCAAGGTGTTTTCCGACGGTCGCGATCCCGAGATCGCTGGCGGTCCCTTCCCGCTGCCGCGCCGCGAGCGCCGCATCCTGGAATATTTGGTCTCCAACCGCGGTCGTCGCGTTTCAAAGACCCAGATCTTCAACGCGATCTATGGCATTTTCGATGAGGAAGTCGAAGAAAACGTCGTTGAAAGCCACATCTCCAAGCTGCGCAAGAAGCTGCGCAAGAAGCTCGGTTTCGATCCCGTCGATTCCAAACGCTTCCTCGGCTACTGCATCGACTGGAGCTGA